The following are encoded in a window of Mannheimia varigena genomic DNA:
- a CDS encoding YceI family protein, whose product MKKIVMLAAAIAAVSANAATYKIDPYHANARFSIDHFGTSSNVGGFYNLTGELQLDVEKGTGSIDVTIPVSSLQASSEDFTKHLKSADLFHAEKFPEMRFVSTKFYFADKKVTKVEGNLTLLGQTHPVTLKATKFNCYDSPMLKAEVCGGDFVTTIDRSQWGMNYLVDVGMTKDVEIAIQIEAAKQ is encoded by the coding sequence ATGAAAAAAATTGTTATGTTAGCCGCAGCTATTGCTGCTGTATCTGCCAATGCAGCAACTTATAAAATTGACCCATACCACGCAAATGCAAGATTTAGCATTGACCACTTTGGCACAAGTAGCAACGTGGGTGGTTTTTACAATTTAACAGGCGAATTACAGCTTGATGTAGAAAAAGGTACTGGCTCAATAGATGTAACTATTCCGGTAAGCAGCTTACAAGCAAGTAGTGAAGATTTTACTAAGCATTTAAAATCAGCTGATTTATTCCACGCAGAAAAATTTCCTGAAATGCGTTTTGTTTCAACAAAATTCTATTTTGCAGATAAAAAAGTAACCAAAGTTGAAGGCAATTTAACCCTATTAGGTCAAACTCATCCGGTAACTTTAAAAGCAACTAAATTCAATTGTTATGACAGCCCAATGCTAAAAGCTGAAGTATGCGGCGGCGATTTTGTAACTACTATTGATAGAAGCCAATGGGGTATGAATTACCTTGTTGATGTCGGTATGACAAAAGACGTTGAAATTGCGATTCAAATTGAAGCTGCGAAGCAGTAA
- a CDS encoding cytochrome ubiquinol oxidase subunit I → MLDVVELSRLQFALTALYHFLFVPLTLGLSFVLVVMETIYVTTGKEVYKDMTKFWGKLFGINFALGVTTGITMEFQFGMNWSYYSHYVGDIFGAPLAIEGLMAFFLESTFVGLFFFGWDRLSKAKHLLSTYCVAFGSNLSALWILVANGWMQNPVASEFNFETMRMELSSFSELLLNPVTQSKFLHTVTAGYVCGSIFVLGISSYYILKGRDLGFAKRSFSVASSFGLLSIIAVLIMGDESGYEIGKAQPTKLAAMEGEFETHPAPAAWNAFVIPNTAEMKNEMAISIPYAAGIIATRSLDTEIKGLKDIRVVNEQRVRTGIVAYGLLEKLRSGNYTEADKEAFKAVQKDLGFGLLLKQYTDNVVDATEEQIQKAADNTIPNVGPTFWAFRAMMISGLIMLLLIIAAFAQNVRGRVSNSSFLLKTLLWGIPLPWIAIESGWFLAEYGRQPWAIYEMLPVGVANSALTTGDLWFTIGLLCGLYSLFLIVEMYLMFKYGRLGPSALKTGRYYFEQSTK, encoded by the coding sequence ATGTTAGACGTAGTTGAACTCTCACGTTTGCAGTTTGCATTAACTGCACTCTACCACTTCTTATTCGTACCACTTACATTAGGTCTTTCATTCGTACTTGTTGTGATGGAAACTATTTATGTAACGACGGGTAAAGAAGTCTATAAAGATATGACTAAATTCTGGGGTAAGTTATTTGGTATTAACTTTGCTCTAGGGGTAACAACTGGTATTACAATGGAATTCCAGTTTGGTATGAACTGGTCATATTATTCTCATTATGTAGGTGATATTTTTGGTGCTCCATTAGCTATTGAAGGGTTAATGGCATTCTTCTTAGAATCTACATTTGTGGGATTGTTCTTCTTTGGTTGGGATCGTTTGTCAAAAGCTAAACACTTGCTATCTACTTACTGTGTAGCATTTGGTTCTAACTTATCAGCATTATGGATTTTAGTTGCAAATGGTTGGATGCAAAATCCAGTTGCTTCAGAGTTCAACTTTGAAACAATGCGTATGGAGCTTTCGAGTTTCTCCGAGCTACTTTTAAATCCAGTAACACAATCTAAATTCTTACATACTGTAACAGCAGGTTATGTGTGTGGTTCTATCTTTGTATTAGGTATTAGCTCATACTATATCTTAAAAGGTCGTGATTTAGGTTTTGCTAAACGTTCATTCTCTGTCGCATCTAGCTTTGGTTTATTATCTATTATTGCGGTATTAATTATGGGTGATGAATCAGGTTACGAAATTGGCAAAGCTCAACCAACAAAATTAGCCGCAATGGAAGGTGAATTTGAAACTCACCCTGCTCCAGCGGCGTGGAATGCATTTGTAATTCCAAATACTGCAGAAATGAAAAATGAAATGGCAATTTCTATTCCTTATGCAGCAGGTATTATTGCAACTCGTTCTTTAGATACTGAAATCAAAGGTTTGAAAGATATCCGTGTAGTTAACGAACAACGTGTTCGTACGGGTATTGTTGCTTATGGGTTATTAGAAAAATTACGTTCTGGTAACTATACAGAAGCGGATAAAGAAGCATTTAAAGCAGTACAAAAAGATTTGGGCTTTGGTCTATTGTTAAAACAATATACAGACAATGTTGTTGATGCAACAGAAGAGCAAATTCAGAAAGCTGCGGATAATACTATTCCGAATGTGGGACCTACATTCTGGGCATTCCGCGCAATGATGATCTCAGGTCTCATCATGTTATTACTAATTATTGCAGCATTCGCTCAAAATGTACGTGGCCGTGTTAGCAATAGCAGTTTCTTATTGAAAACCTTATTATGGGGTATTCCACTGCCATGGATCGCAATTGAATCTGGTTGGTTCCTGGCTGAATATGGTCGTCAACCATGGGCTATTTATGAAATGTTACCAGTTGGAGTGGCAAACTCAGCATTAACAACAGGTGACTTGTGGTTCACAATCGGCTTGTTATGCGGTTTATACTCGTTATTCTTAATTGTAGAGATGTATTTAATGTTCAAATATGGTCGTCTTGGCCCAAGCGCATTAAAAACAGGTCGCTACTACTTTGAACAATCAACTAAATAA
- the cydB gene encoding cytochrome d ubiquinol oxidase subunit II yields MIDYEILRFIWWSLIVVLLVGFAITDGFTMGVLNLLHVIGKSNVERRIMINTVAPHWDGNQVWLLTAGGALFAAWPTVYATSFSGFYIAMVLVLAALFFRPVGFEYRAKIDNPKWRNAWDYGLLIGGFVPSLVFGVAFGNLLQGVPFEFNNINQSLYTGTFFGLLNPFALLCGIISLMMLTTQGATWLQMKTTEELHNNSRKIAQVTASVVLVAFILAGVWLYFKDGFVITSELDHNAQSIFTAKTVVVETGAWFKNFYEMPVLWVVPALVVIGSLMTIAASKANRSGLAFFSSSVMIIGVITTAAVSMFPFVMPSITHPNMSLTMWDSTASHTTLTVMLVVACIFVPTVLGYTIWSYIKMYGRLDASYLEENKSAY; encoded by the coding sequence ATGATCGATTATGAAATTCTCCGCTTTATTTGGTGGAGCTTAATTGTAGTATTATTAGTCGGCTTTGCGATTACTGATGGTTTTACTATGGGCGTATTAAACCTTTTACACGTAATTGGTAAAAGTAATGTAGAGCGCCGTATTATGATCAATACTGTAGCTCCTCACTGGGATGGTAACCAAGTATGGTTATTAACCGCAGGAGGTGCATTATTTGCAGCGTGGCCAACAGTATATGCAACTTCATTCTCAGGTTTCTATATTGCGATGGTCTTAGTGCTTGCAGCACTATTCTTTCGCCCAGTAGGCTTTGAATATCGTGCAAAAATTGATAACCCTAAATGGCGTAATGCTTGGGACTATGGTTTACTAATTGGCGGTTTTGTTCCATCATTAGTATTTGGTGTTGCTTTTGGTAATCTATTACAAGGTGTGCCATTTGAATTTAACAACATCAATCAGTCATTATATACTGGCACATTCTTTGGCTTATTGAATCCATTTGCATTGTTGTGTGGTATCATTAGTTTAATGATGCTAACTACACAAGGGGCAACTTGGTTACAAATGAAAACTACTGAAGAACTTCATAATAACTCAAGAAAAATTGCTCAAGTTACTGCTTCTGTCGTATTAGTTGCATTCATTCTTGCGGGTGTGTGGCTATATTTTAAAGATGGCTTTGTAATTACAAGTGAGTTAGATCATAATGCTCAGTCTATCTTTACAGCTAAAACTGTTGTAGTAGAAACTGGAGCATGGTTTAAAAACTTCTATGAAATGCCTGTATTATGGGTTGTACCTGCATTAGTCGTAATTGGCTCACTAATGACTATTGCTGCATCGAAAGCAAATCGTTCTGGTTTAGCATTCTTCTCATCATCAGTGATGATTATTGGTGTGATTACAACAGCAGCAGTTTCTATGTTCCCGTTTGTTATGCCATCAATTACTCATCCGAATATGAGTTTAACAATGTGGGATTCAACAGCTAGCCATACAACTTTAACAGTAATGTTAGTTGTAGCATGTATCTTCGTACCAACAGTACTAGGTTATACTATTTGGTCATATATCAAAATGTATGGTCGTTTAGATGCTAGTTATTTAGAAGAAAATAAATCAGCTTACTAA
- the ybgC gene encoding tol-pal system-associated acyl-CoA thioesterase: MDFPIRVYYEDTDAGGVVYHSNYLKFFERARTEFLRQYNFSQQELFAQSIAFVVKKIEIEYKFPARLDDLLNVETTISAFKKATILFQQNLWKDGGCLSSATVTVACVDLVKMKPIAIPDDIRQALQTNKFSI, translated from the coding sequence ATGGACTTCCCAATTCGAGTTTATTATGAAGATACAGATGCAGGAGGAGTGGTATATCATTCTAACTATCTTAAGTTTTTTGAACGCGCAAGAACTGAGTTCCTAAGACAGTATAACTTCTCTCAACAGGAACTTTTTGCTCAATCTATTGCCTTTGTAGTAAAGAAGATTGAAATTGAGTATAAATTTCCTGCTCGTTTAGATGATTTATTAAATGTAGAAACAACAATCTCAGCATTTAAAAAAGCAACTATCCTATTTCAGCAAAATTTATGGAAAGATGGTGGTTGTTTGAGTAGCGCAACTGTCACAGTTGCTTGTGTTGATCTCGTTAAAATGAAGCCAATTGCAATTCCTGATGATATTCGTCAAGCATTACAAACAAATAAATTTTCTATTTAA
- the ybgE gene encoding cyd operon protein YbgE, whose product MINALYNFTAKGLLKALSFILATSLCAMILLNSAEFASQFGGKTPYLVIVIFYGMAILWIHGIGFEIRSTLWKAIFLPLLGYAIVIPTLFIFLMK is encoded by the coding sequence ATGATAAATGCTCTTTATAACTTCACAGCAAAGGGCTTGTTAAAAGCCCTTTCTTTTATTTTAGCAACATCGCTTTGTGCAATGATTTTGCTAAATTCTGCTGAATTTGCCTCACAATTTGGGGGTAAAACACCATATTTAGTGATCGTAATCTTTTATGGTATGGCAATTTTATGGATTCATGGTATTGGATTTGAAATTAGATCAACCTTATGGAAAGCGATTTTTCTTCCACTGTTAGGCTATGCTATTGTTATTCCAACACTATTTATTTTTTTGATGAAATAG
- a CDS encoding co-chaperone GroES, giving the protein MALRPLHDKVILKREEVETKSAGGIVLTGSAATKSTRGKVIAVGTGRILENGSVQPLAVKVGDVVIFNEGYGVKTEKIDGEEVLILAEHDILAIVE; this is encoded by the coding sequence ATGGCACTTCGTCCATTACACGATAAAGTTATTTTAAAACGTGAAGAAGTTGAAACAAAATCAGCAGGTGGTATTGTTTTAACAGGTTCGGCAGCAACAAAGTCAACTCGTGGCAAAGTTATTGCAGTGGGTACAGGCCGAATTTTAGAAAATGGTTCAGTTCAACCTTTAGCGGTTAAAGTAGGCGATGTGGTTATCTTCAATGAAGGCTACGGTGTTAAAACTGAAAAAATTGATGGCGAAGAAGTATTAATTTTAGCTGAACACGATATTTTAGCGATTGTAGAATAA
- the tolQ gene encoding protein TolQ → MQTEFSLLSLFLEASIVVKIVMLILVVFSILSWAVIIQRSKVLAKARKDSLTFEDRFWSGEDLNRLHQGLENRRDALTGSEQIFYVGFKEFNRLQQANPDAPESIIQGSTRAMNLALNREMESLENYIPFLGTVGSISPYIGLFGTVWGIMHSFMGLSAVKQATLQSVAPGIAEALIATAIGLFAAIPAVMAYNRLNLRLGKVEQGYVNFIDEFTTLLHRQAFSKR, encoded by the coding sequence ATGCAAACTGAATTTAGCCTTCTATCGTTATTTTTAGAAGCAAGTATTGTTGTAAAGATCGTTATGTTGATTCTTGTTGTGTTCTCAATTTTATCTTGGGCGGTTATTATCCAGCGTAGTAAGGTATTAGCAAAAGCGAGAAAAGACTCATTGACGTTTGAAGATCGTTTCTGGTCTGGAGAAGATTTAAACCGTTTACATCAAGGTTTAGAAAACCGTCGTGATGCTTTAACAGGCTCAGAACAAATTTTCTATGTTGGATTTAAAGAATTTAACCGCTTACAGCAAGCAAATCCTGATGCACCTGAATCTATCATTCAAGGTTCAACTCGTGCAATGAATTTAGCATTAAATCGTGAAATGGAAAGTCTTGAAAATTATATCCCATTCTTAGGTACAGTAGGTTCAATTAGCCCATATATCGGCTTATTTGGTACAGTATGGGGAATTATGCACTCATTTATGGGGTTAAGTGCGGTTAAACAAGCTACTCTACAATCTGTAGCACCTGGTATTGCAGAAGCATTGATTGCGACTGCGATTGGTCTATTTGCGGCAATTCCGGCTGTTATGGCATATAACCGTTTAAACTTACGTTTAGGTAAAGTAGAACAAGGTTATGTGAATTTCATTGATGAATTTACGACCTTATTACATCGTCAAGCCTTTTCAAAAAGATAA
- the groL gene encoding chaperonin GroEL (60 kDa chaperone family; promotes refolding of misfolded polypeptides especially under stressful conditions; forms two stacked rings of heptamers to form a barrel-shaped 14mer; ends can be capped by GroES; misfolded proteins enter the barrel where they are refolded when GroES binds) produces the protein MAAKDVKFGNDARVKMLKGVNVLADAVKVTLGPKGRNVVLDRAYGAPTITKDGVSVAREIELEDKFENMGAQMVKEVASKANDAAGDGTTTATVLAQAIVNEGLKAVAAGMNPMDLKRGIDKAVAAVVEELKVISKPCETSKEIEQVGTISANSDSTVGQLIAQAMEKVGKEGVITVEDGTGLEDALDVVEGMQFDRGYLSPYFINKPEAGTVELENPYILLVDKKVSNIRELLPVLEGVAKAGKPLLIIAEDIEGEALATLVVNTMRGIVKVAAVKAPGFGDRRKAMLQDIAILTAGTVISEEIGMELEKATLEELGQAKRVVITKDSTTIIDGIGDEAQIKGRVAQIRQQIEDSTSDYDKEKLQERVAKLAGGVAVIKVGAATEVAMKEKKDRVDDALHATRAAVEEGIVPGGGVALVRAASKVAATLKGDNEEQNVGIKLALRAMEAPLRQIVANAGEESSVVARNVKDGSGNYGYNAGTEQYGDMLEMGILDPTKVTRSALQFAASIAGLMITTECMITDLPKDEKLDPAAMGGMGGMGGMM, from the coding sequence ATGGCAGCAAAAGACGTTAAATTTGGTAATGATGCACGTGTAAAAATGTTAAAAGGCGTGAATGTTTTAGCCGATGCAGTAAAAGTGACTTTAGGCCCGAAAGGTCGTAACGTGGTGTTAGATCGTGCTTACGGTGCACCAACGATTACTAAAGATGGGGTTTCGGTTGCTCGTGAAATCGAATTAGAAGATAAATTTGAAAATATGGGTGCTCAAATGGTGAAAGAGGTTGCCTCTAAAGCCAATGATGCCGCCGGTGACGGTACAACTACCGCAACCGTGCTTGCTCAAGCGATTGTAAACGAAGGATTGAAAGCGGTTGCCGCCGGTATGAACCCAATGGATTTAAAACGTGGTATCGATAAAGCGGTTGCTGCGGTAGTTGAAGAGTTAAAAGTGATTTCAAAACCGTGCGAAACCTCAAAAGAGATCGAACAAGTGGGAACAATTTCTGCAAACTCAGATTCAACTGTCGGTCAATTAATTGCTCAAGCAATGGAAAAAGTGGGCAAAGAGGGTGTGATTACCGTTGAAGACGGTACAGGTTTAGAAGATGCGTTAGATGTGGTTGAAGGTATGCAGTTCGACCGTGGTTACTTATCGCCATACTTCATTAATAAGCCAGAGGCGGGTACGGTTGAGCTAGAAAATCCATATATTCTTTTAGTAGATAAAAAAGTGTCTAACATTCGTGAATTATTACCTGTGTTAGAAGGCGTAGCGAAAGCGGGTAAACCGTTATTAATTATCGCTGAAGATATTGAAGGCGAGGCGTTAGCGACTTTAGTGGTGAATACTATGCGTGGTATCGTGAAAGTGGCGGCGGTAAAAGCGCCGGGCTTTGGCGATCGCCGTAAAGCGATGTTACAAGATATTGCGATCTTAACCGCAGGTACTGTGATTTCGGAAGAGATCGGTATGGAGCTTGAAAAAGCGACTTTAGAAGAGTTAGGTCAAGCTAAACGCGTGGTAATTACTAAAGATAGCACGACAATTATTGATGGTATTGGTGACGAGGCTCAAATTAAAGGCCGTGTAGCACAAATTCGTCAGCAAATTGAAGATTCAACCTCAGATTACGATAAAGAGAAACTGCAAGAGCGTGTTGCAAAACTTGCTGGTGGTGTTGCCGTGATTAAAGTCGGTGCAGCAACAGAAGTAGCGATGAAAGAGAAGAAAGATCGTGTTGATGATGCTCTTCACGCAACCCGTGCAGCGGTGGAAGAAGGTATCGTTCCAGGAGGTGGTGTTGCATTAGTGCGTGCAGCAAGCAAAGTAGCAGCAACCTTAAAAGGCGATAATGAGGAACAAAATGTGGGTATCAAACTTGCCCTTCGTGCGATGGAAGCACCTTTACGCCAAATCGTAGCAAATGCCGGTGAAGAGTCTTCAGTGGTTGCTCGTAACGTGAAAGATGGTTCGGGTAACTATGGTTATAATGCAGGTACAGAGCAGTATGGCGATATGTTAGAAATGGGTATTTTAGATCCAACTAAAGTAACCCGTTCAGCATTACAATTTGCGGCATCTATCGCAGGTTTAATGATCACGACAGAATGTATGATTACAGACCTTCCAAAAGATGAAAAATTAGATCCTGCCGCAATGGGCGGTATGGGTGGAATGGGCGGAATGATGTAA
- a CDS encoding DUF5339 domain-containing protein has product MLKRILGITLFTVFASTATFASVKTSSLTVAKPTLSKALPTECEKMFSTANKLVSDAERQPGTHTQLAKMKNKLSSTKQQLLKMDTALQQKSCEKGLTALNNLRQKHQ; this is encoded by the coding sequence ATGCTAAAAAGAATTCTAGGAATTACACTTTTCACGGTTTTTGCTTCAACAGCAACCTTTGCAAGTGTTAAAACCTCATCACTGACAGTTGCAAAACCTACTTTAAGTAAAGCATTACCCACTGAATGTGAAAAAATGTTTAGTACGGCGAATAAGTTAGTTTCTGATGCAGAAAGACAGCCCGGTACTCATACTCAATTGGCTAAAATGAAGAATAAACTTTCTTCAACAAAACAACAACTCCTCAAAATGGATACTGCCCTACAACAAAAAAGTTGTGAGAAAGGTTTAACCGCATTAAATAACCTAAGGCAAAAACATCAATAA
- the tolR gene encoding colicin uptake protein TolR yields the protein MSIRRVKRNDIKSEINIVPFLDVLLVLLLIFMATAPIISQSVEVNLPEDTHSQSVSNEDKTPVILEVAGVGAYKLKIDGNYVQSNGQDNISESEVIAYAGEQFQKDNNTLFLVAGDKVVPYEEIMKGITLLKDAGVKSVGLMTEGK from the coding sequence ATGTCGATTCGTCGTGTAAAACGTAATGACATTAAATCGGAAATTAATATTGTTCCATTCCTAGACGTATTGTTAGTACTATTGCTTATTTTTATGGCAACAGCACCTATTATCAGTCAAAGTGTGGAAGTTAATTTACCTGAAGATACACACAGTCAATCTGTATCAAATGAAGATAAAACGCCTGTTATTTTAGAAGTGGCGGGTGTAGGTGCATATAAATTAAAAATTGATGGTAACTATGTGCAAAGTAATGGGCAAGATAATATTTCTGAATCAGAAGTGATCGCTTATGCCGGAGAACAATTTCAAAAAGATAATAATACATTATTTTTAGTTGCCGGTGATAAAGTTGTACCTTATGAAGAAATTATGAAAGGTATCACATTACTTAAAGATGCAGGTGTTAAATCAGTGGGTTTAATGACTGAAGGTAAATAA
- the tolB gene encoding Tol-Pal system beta propeller repeat protein TolB, whose product MKLFSRLSSVIGLFSAVMATSAIADSDVRISIDEGVSMAQPIAVVPFKSTGVPADVAQIISDDLRNSGKFTPLERSQMPAQPGSAGEVVADQWSAIGIDNIVVGQVSPAGGGYNVAYQLIDTLGTSGAAGGVVAQGSFIVPAAQIRQGAHTVSDQVFEKLTQIRGAFRTKIAYVVQRGVSSYELRVSDYDGFNAFTVTTSKEPLMSPEWSPDGSKLAYVTFENKKAQVVVHDIRSGSRRVVAALQGHNGAPAFSPDGSRIAFASNQDGELNIYVVGSGGGTPSKLTSNAGNNTEPSWSPDGSTIYFTSDRAGAPQVYRMSSSGGGASPMGGRGSYNAKVSSDGKNLIMIAGDRVVKRDLASGGTEVLSSTFLDESPSISPNGIMVIYSSTKGTSKVLQLVSADGRFKANLPGAGGHYKFPAWSPYLTK is encoded by the coding sequence ATGAAATTATTCTCTCGTCTATCGAGTGTAATAGGTCTTTTTTCTGCAGTGATGGCAACCTCTGCCATTGCAGATTCAGATGTGCGAATTTCCATTGATGAAGGTGTGAGTATGGCTCAACCGATAGCGGTTGTTCCGTTTAAATCAACTGGTGTGCCTGCTGACGTTGCACAAATCATTTCTGACGATTTGCGAAATAGTGGCAAATTTACACCGCTTGAGCGTTCACAAATGCCGGCTCAACCAGGTTCGGCAGGTGAAGTGGTCGCAGATCAATGGAGTGCAATTGGTATTGATAACATCGTAGTTGGGCAAGTCAGTCCCGCTGGTGGTGGTTACAATGTCGCTTATCAATTAATTGATACATTAGGTACTTCTGGGGCTGCGGGAGGCGTGGTTGCTCAAGGTTCATTTATTGTGCCAGCCGCTCAAATTCGTCAAGGAGCCCATACTGTAAGTGACCAAGTGTTTGAAAAATTAACTCAAATTCGTGGTGCATTTAGAACAAAAATCGCTTATGTAGTGCAACGTGGCGTATCATCATATGAATTACGTGTATCGGACTATGATGGTTTTAATGCATTTACTGTTACCACAAGTAAAGAGCCATTAATGTCTCCTGAGTGGTCTCCAGATGGTAGCAAATTAGCGTATGTTACCTTTGAAAACAAAAAAGCACAGGTTGTTGTGCACGATATTCGTTCAGGTTCTCGCCGCGTAGTGGCTGCTTTACAAGGGCATAATGGTGCACCGGCATTCTCACCAGACGGTTCTCGTATTGCATTTGCTTCTAACCAAGATGGTGAGTTGAATATTTACGTTGTAGGTAGTGGCGGTGGAACACCGAGTAAATTAACCTCAAATGCAGGTAATAATACCGAGCCGAGCTGGTCTCCAGATGGAAGTACAATTTACTTTACATCTGACCGTGCTGGTGCTCCGCAAGTTTACAGAATGAGTTCATCAGGTGGTGGTGCGAGCCCAATGGGAGGTCGTGGTAGCTATAATGCTAAAGTATCATCTGATGGTAAGAATCTAATCATGATTGCTGGAGATAGAGTTGTGAAACGTGATCTCGCTTCAGGTGGCACGGAAGTATTGAGTTCAACTTTCTTAGACGAAAGTCCAAGTATTTCTCCAAATGGCATTATGGTTATTTATAGCTCTACCAAAGGTACGAGTAAAGTGCTACAATTGGTATCCGCAGATGGGCGTTTCAAAGCTAATTTGCCGGGAGCAGGTGGACATTATAAATTCCCTGCATGGTCACCATACTTAACTAAATAA
- the tolA gene encoding cell envelope integrity protein TolA gives MKSQQDRLELAVIISILLHILLIGLLLLGSLFTKTELATAGGSGGDSDSFEAVMVDTGQVAAEYGQLMAEKKGTKKPKVEPKEEPKEELTEEPVEDKPTPEEIQKQQQAELAAIQEKQRQQEIERQERIEEQRKQEQAKQEELKKQQAEEATRKKAAEAAKLKADAEAKRLEAAAKQAEEEKKAKEAQKKLEQQKKVEAEKKLQEQKELKEKQAKEAKEKAEKEAKAKAEKEAKEKAEKEAKAKADKEAKEKAEKEAKAKAEKAAKEKAAKEAKAKAAAEAKAAQAKNNQALDDFLSGGDIGGGSSKGGNKDSSGSQGSGGTKGLGQGANVDGNAYGQRIKKLIQSKYRVDPSFAGKQCDVKIFLSRDGTITNYQVVSGDKAVCDAAVSAIVATRKVPPAPSDAVYNMFKSPTLDFSLKVK, from the coding sequence GTGAAATCTCAACAAGATAGACTAGAGCTTGCAGTTATTATTTCGATCTTATTACATATATTATTGATTGGATTATTATTGCTTGGGTCTCTTTTCACCAAAACGGAATTAGCGACAGCCGGTGGCAGTGGTGGCGATAGCGATAGTTTTGAAGCAGTAATGGTTGATACCGGGCAGGTTGCTGCCGAATACGGTCAACTTATGGCAGAAAAAAAAGGAACTAAAAAGCCAAAAGTAGAGCCTAAAGAAGAACCGAAAGAAGAGCTAACCGAAGAGCCTGTAGAGGATAAACCAACTCCAGAGGAAATCCAAAAACAGCAGCAAGCTGAGTTAGCTGCGATTCAAGAAAAGCAACGGCAACAAGAAATTGAGCGTCAAGAAAGAATTGAAGAGCAGAGAAAGCAAGAGCAAGCTAAACAAGAAGAGCTGAAAAAACAGCAAGCGGAAGAGGCTACTCGTAAAAAGGCAGCTGAAGCAGCGAAGCTAAAAGCGGATGCAGAAGCAAAACGCTTAGAGGCAGCAGCAAAACAAGCTGAAGAAGAGAAAAAAGCGAAGGAAGCTCAGAAAAAACTGGAACAACAGAAAAAAGTTGAAGCAGAGAAGAAGTTACAAGAGCAGAAAGAACTGAAAGAAAAACAGGCTAAAGAAGCGAAAGAGAAAGCTGAGAAAGAGGCTAAGGCAAAGGCTGAAAAAGAAGCGAAAGAGAAAGCGGAAAAAGAGGCTAAAGCGAAAGCGGATAAAGAAGCGAAAGAAAAGGCAGAAAAAGAAGCTAAAGCAAAAGCTGAAAAAGCAGCTAAAGAAAAAGCGGCAAAAGAGGCTAAAGCAAAAGCGGCTGCGGAAGCAAAAGCAGCCCAAGCTAAGAATAACCAGGCATTAGATGACTTCTTAAGTGGAGGCGATATTGGTGGTGGTTCGAGCAAAGGTGGAAATAAAGATTCATCCGGCTCGCAAGGTTCAGGTGGAACAAAAGGCTTAGGGCAAGGGGCTAATGTGGATGGCAATGCTTATGGTCAACGAATTAAGAAATTGATTCAGTCTAAATATCGTGTTGATCCAAGTTTTGCAGGCAAACAATGCGATGTTAAGATTTTCTTAAGTCGAGATGGTACAATCACTAACTATCAAGTTGTGAGTGGCGATAAAGCAGTATGTGATGCAGCAGTAAGTGCAATTGTGGCAACCCGAAAAGTGCCGCCTGCACCATCAGATGCAGTCTATAATATGTTTAAATCACCAACCCTTGATTTTAGTTTAAAAGTTAAATAG
- a CDS encoding CydX/CbdX family cytochrome bd oxidase small subunit, whose protein sequence is MFYVTWILGVMLAIFFATVITISIEKTGKFDE, encoded by the coding sequence ATGTTTTATGTAACTTGGATTTTAGGTGTGATGCTGGCAATTTTCTTTGCAACCGTTATTACTATCAGCATCGAGAAAACAGGTAAGTTTGACGAGTAA